gatgggtgagacgactagcctagATGTGCTCCGGTAGTTTTGTAAGGGCATCTGGGAAATCTTCAGTCCGGAATATCTACAAAACCCAACCTATGAGGACTGCAGAGACTGCTAGATATGCACGGTTCAGTGCACGGTTTCCCAGGGATGAtgggaagcatcgattgcatgcactgagAGTGGAGaaactgcccggtggcgtggaaaggccagttcactactggattCAAAGGAAGACATCCCTCGATGATCCTAGAAGCCGTTACCAACTACCAtttgcggatctggcatgcgtatttcggtgtcgcaggttcgaacaacaacatcaacgTTCTGCAGTCATCGCCTCTCTTCAATGAtgagtgccggggggagggtccagaaatcagatTTGTGGCCAACGGCACCCAGTACCacaggggatactatttggctgatgggatataccctcgttgGTCCGTATTTGTCAAGACAATTCGGCAACCGGTTGGACTGAAGAAAACTTATTTTGTGCgaaaacaagagggtgctagaaAGGGtattgagcgagcttttggtgtgctccaagcgcggtgggccATTTTACGGTGCCcgacacgagtttggcacgaagatgatgtcacGAATATCATGTATGCGTGATAAGGATCCATGTGATTTGTGATCCGTTAACCCAAGAATTATACcctttgatgatgtttgatcttcAATTGGACACAAAAACGCAAAATAAAAGAAGGATATGGTGGATCTAGCCTTCAAACACTAGATCCAAAAAGATTTGATGGAGAGGCAAGAAATGAAGAAAGTGAATTTGATATTAGCTAAATCCATTGATGGAGAAAACACTCTAAGCACTCTTTAACATACTAGATTTAACTAATAGCTCCACTACTCAAAGGAATTCACAAGCCCTTTGATGCATACATATATTTGATCATACTTGAACTAGCAATTGATGGAAACCATACTTGAACTAGCAATTGAGGAACAAGCAACCTAGAAAACTAGGAATTAGATAAAATCTAAAAGGGGAAACTCTCTCAAGAGAGAACAAGCTCACAAGCTACAAATTCAACAATCAACTActaataaaatgagaaaaaaatgctatttatagtttaggcccaaattccaagaaaagaCCCACAAAATTAGCCTCTGCATGAATCACCCGCCCGGGTGGACTCCGTGTCCTCGAGACATCCGTCCGGGTGGAAGTCCCCTGGTTCGCTGCTGCCTTGGCCTTGTCACATGTGCAGGTGGCTTTTGGTGGCCGAAAGTCACCCGCCCGGGTGGCTGTTTCTGCACTGCGCGCCTTCCGTAAAACAGCCATAACTCCCTCCACCAGACTCCGATTGAGGCATGTGAGATACCTATGTGAAGCTCTTTTGAAGGTGAAGACATTGCTGGCAGTTTCAGAGCTTTTGGACGTCATCTCGATAGGACGAATACTGATTAAAGCCAACTGCAGTTGCACgacttccatggtcgtatcaatgcgtgtatcatattgcacaatatgataatagaagatgaaggatttgctgctGAGCATTGGGCACCAGAAGATGGTGCTAGTTCAAGTCAAggtgttgcctccgcgccgatATAGATGGGTGTACCGCGTAGTAATGAATATCTGCTCCAACGTTTTACTGATATGCGCAGGGACACAACACATACCcaactccaggccgatttgattgaagagaTCTGGGCACGCGGGGGAGGGGGCGCAGCGTGAAGAAATTGTGTGATTTAAAAAATttttgttgtataattttccccttTCATgtaatacaacgaaaatttagtttattatttttatttattaaattagcagttattttctaattattttcagtcggataattttaattctaattgaattaaaatatacgataaacaaaaaaaagtggCTTGGAAGTGTCCACTATTAGTGGACACTTAAAAAAAGTGGCTTGTCCACCAAAGTGTCAtccctattgtggacactctaagagcatccacatcggtgATCTCCGGGAAGGATGGCGTGGCAACGATctgtccgccgctggcacggcgctgctcgatgcatcgagcacgtctgtgccactgagcaggctgacgtggcGCGACGGGATTGGCCAACGGTATAGCCGttgccatttttatttttaattcgaatttaatttaaaaaatcgtttttaaaaaaatatatatattttcccacttcccaataaactatatccgttttctctccacttttaat
This sequence is a window from Salvia splendens isolate huo1 chromosome 5, SspV2, whole genome shotgun sequence. Protein-coding genes within it:
- the LOC121803961 gene encoding uncharacterized protein LOC121803961, whose product is MCSGSFVRASGKSSVRNIYKTQPMRTAETARYARFSARFPRDDGKHRLHALRVEKLPGGVERPVHYWIQRKTSLDDPRSRSNNNINVLQSSPLFNDECRGEGPEIRFVANGTQYHRGYYLADGIYPRWSVFVKTIRQPVGLKKTYFVRKQEGARKGIERAFGVLQARWAILRCPTRVWHEDDVTNIMYA